From a region of the Triticum aestivum cultivar Chinese Spring chromosome 7D, IWGSC CS RefSeq v2.1, whole genome shotgun sequence genome:
- the LOC123165938 gene encoding transcription factor bHLH137, which yields MADFSSAHHHSLLKMPEVFTTNDTSTPNISSFLLYNQTSHGQSPAPANACAAMVEDASRESSSAVLDNASLQASASVDRKRKATDDSTTLSSAHSKDCKDGKSRRKREKSSTEQDQEEAPKGYIHVRARRGQATDSHSLAERVRRERISERMRLLQTLVPGCDKVTGKALVLDEIINYVQSLQNQVEFLSMRIASMSPVLYGFGLDSDGLHDQAQKIGGMFQQEALAVPAPALNQASPAASQAMMDTTSYSLQGQGGISFSQSQSQDSGSYLMQSVGEQRQELLNQLVFSNMCSFQ from the exons ATGGCAGACTTCTCCTCAGCCCACCACCACTCTCTCCTCAAGATGCCTGAGGTCTTCACCACCAATGACACCTCCACCCCGAACATCTCGAGCTTCTTGCTTTACAACCAAACCAGCCATGGCCAGTCTCCAGCACCAGCAAATGCATGTGCGGCCATGGTGGAGGACGCCTCGCGCGAGAGCTCCTCTGCAGTTCTCGACAATGCCTCTCTACAGGCCAGTGCATCTGTGGACAGGAAGAGGAAAGCCACAGATGACAGCACCACACTTAGCTCTGCTCACTCCAAG GACTGCAAGGATGGCAAGAGTaggaggaagagggagaagagCAGCACCGAGCAGGACCAGGAGGAGGCGCCCAAGGGATACATCCATGTGAGGGCAAGGAGAGGGCAGGCAACAGATAGCCACAGCCTTGCAGAGAGG GTGAGGAGGGAGAGGATCAGTGAGAGGATGAGGTTGCTGCAAACACTGGTCCCTGGCTGTGACAAG GTCACTGGAAAGGCACTCGTTTTGGATGAGATCATCAATTATGTGCAGTCCCTGCAGAATCAAGTCGAG TTCCTGTCCATGAGGATTGCTTCCATGAGCCCAGTGTTGTATGGATTTGGACTGGACAGTGACGGCCTCCATGACCAGGCACAA AAGATTGGAGGCATGTTCCAGCAGGAAGCCCTTGCAGTGCCTGCCCCAGCTCTGAACCAAGCTAGCCCAGCTGCATCTCAAGCCATGATGGACACCACATCCTACTCACTGCAAGGCCAGGGGGGCATCTCTTTCTCTCAGTCCCAGTCTCAG GACAGTGGCAGTTACCTGATGCAATCAGTGGGAGAGCAAAGACAGGAACTGCTCAATCAATTGGTGTTCAGCAACATGTGCTCCTTCCAGTAG